A portion of the Oxynema aestuarii AP17 genome contains these proteins:
- a CDS encoding RNA-guided endonuclease InsQ/TnpB family protein has product MRGTQWYVVVTIESDISVPDVPVHGRAIGIDLGLERFLTASDRSFQERPKFFKSMQRKLKLLQCRAARKQKGSQNWEKAQIEVARMHHRIANRRKDFHLKTAHQLCDRAQTIFVEDLNVKGLTRGMLRKDCVDAAFGQFLSLTEWVCWKRGVYFAKVNPNGTSQTCPNCFATVSKGLEVREHHCPECGYRTHRDHAAAEMVLHRGLEQVSSQGLWGTETACQVGLSGVYDLDKWRGARIPNREVGKPAL; this is encoded by the coding sequence GTGCGAGGAACACAATGGTATGTTGTCGTCACGATTGAATCGGATATATCGGTTCCCGATGTCCCGGTTCACGGTCGGGCGATCGGGATTGACCTGGGATTGGAGCGATTCTTGACCGCTTCCGATCGCTCTTTCCAAGAACGCCCTAAGTTTTTCAAGTCGATGCAACGCAAGCTGAAATTGCTGCAATGCAGAGCCGCACGAAAACAAAAGGGTTCTCAAAACTGGGAGAAGGCGCAAATCGAAGTGGCTAGAATGCACCATCGCATTGCCAATCGTCGTAAAGATTTCCATCTGAAGACGGCTCATCAGCTTTGCGACCGGGCGCAAACCATCTTTGTAGAAGACCTCAACGTCAAAGGCTTGACCCGAGGGATGTTGCGAAAAGATTGTGTTGATGCCGCCTTCGGACAATTCCTGTCTCTGACGGAATGGGTTTGCTGGAAGCGTGGGGTCTACTTTGCTAAAGTCAATCCCAACGGCACCAGTCAAACCTGCCCCAACTGTTTTGCTACGGTGAGCAAAGGGTTGGAAGTCAGAGAGCATCATTGTCCTGAGTGTGGGTATCGAACGCATCGTGACCATGCTGCAGCAGAGATGGTTTTGCATCGTGGACTCGAACAAGTCAGTAGCCAGGGACTCTGGGGAACGGAAACCGCCTGTCAAGTCGGTCTGTCGGGGGTCTATGACCTAGATAAGTGGCGTGGGGCCCGAATACCCAATCGTGAGGTTGGGAAGCCCGCGCTGTAA
- a CDS encoding RNA-guided endonuclease InsQ/TnpB family protein, translating into MLTMNYTYRIYPDALQQTELRSWLETCRGVYNYALRELKDWIASRKCPVDRCSLEKEYIIPANEPFPSYHRQQNNLPKAKKQFPHLGKVHSQVLQTTIRRLHDTWEAFVKRGHGFPRFKKFGQFKSFVFPQFKNNPINGFTIKLPKLGEIPMNLHPPFAPLSKGGWGDTGKGIVQGARNTMVCCRHD; encoded by the coding sequence ATGCTGACCATGAACTACACCTACCGAATCTATCCAGATGCCTTGCAGCAGACTGAACTGCGGTCGTGGCTTGAGACGTGCCGAGGCGTATATAACTACGCGTTGCGCGAACTCAAGGACTGGATTGCTTCGCGTAAGTGTCCGGTAGACCGATGCTCGCTGGAAAAGGAATACATTATTCCCGCCAATGAGCCATTCCCGTCTTACCATCGTCAGCAGAACAACCTGCCCAAAGCGAAGAAGCAATTCCCGCATCTGGGTAAGGTACATTCTCAGGTGTTGCAGACCACAATTCGCAGACTGCACGATACCTGGGAAGCCTTTGTGAAACGGGGACATGGATTTCCGCGTTTCAAAAAGTTCGGTCAATTCAAATCCTTTGTGTTTCCCCAATTCAAGAATAATCCCATCAATGGCTTCACAATCAAATTGCCAAAGTTAGGGGAAATACCCATGAACCTGCATCCCCCCTTCGCCCCCCTTTCAAAGGGGGGTTGGGGGGATACAGGTAAGGGTATTGTCCAGGGTGCGAGGAACACAATGGTATGTTGTCGTCACGATTGA